One genomic window of Aliiroseovarius sp. M344 includes the following:
- a CDS encoding flagellar hook capping FlgD N-terminal domain-containing protein: protein MEFSQTLPAALTAGPAQYTEATKNGDAVISSDFETFLKMLTAQMENQDPLNPIESSDYAVQLATFSGVEQQVRTNDLLDGLGAKLGLMGLSDIAGWVGMEARVAAPVLFDQTPITLVPQPATGADQTRLVVKNAAGEVVENTVVPVTTDPIQWAGVGQNGTPLPRGVYSFELISSGDGRHLSTDPVQAYSKITETQNADGKLWLILESGQKIQADTVSAIRES, encoded by the coding sequence ATGGAATTTTCTCAAACCCTGCCCGCTGCATTGACAGCTGGCCCCGCCCAATACACCGAAGCCACCAAAAACGGCGACGCCGTGATCTCGTCTGATTTTGAGACATTTCTGAAGATGCTCACGGCGCAGATGGAAAATCAGGATCCGCTGAACCCGATTGAATCGTCCGATTATGCCGTGCAACTTGCCACGTTCTCGGGCGTGGAACAGCAGGTACGGACAAACGACCTGCTTGACGGTCTCGGGGCAAAGCTGGGTTTGATGGGCTTGTCTGATATTGCTGGCTGGGTCGGGATGGAGGCGCGCGTTGCCGCCCCCGTTTTGTTCGACCAAACCCCAATCACACTCGTACCCCAACCGGCGACTGGCGCGGATCAGACGCGGCTGGTGGTCAAGAATGCGGCGGGTGAAGTTGTGGAAAACACCGTCGTACCTGTAACAACCGATCCGATTCAGTGGGCTGGCGTGGGCCAAAATGGCACCCCGCTACCGCGCGGCGTGTATTCTTTCGAGCTGATCAGTTCTGGTGACGGGCGTCACCTTTCCACCGATCCGGTGCAAGCCTACAGCAAGATAACCGAAACCCAGAATGCCGACGGAAAATTGTGGCTGATCCTTGAAAGTGGGCAG